A genomic segment from Thamnophis elegans isolate rThaEle1 chromosome 3, rThaEle1.pri, whole genome shotgun sequence encodes:
- the MATR3 gene encoding matrin-3 isoform X2, which translates to MLQSTNPAPGILGPPPPPFHLGGPPVGSRAGNGNMQGPRHMQKGRVETSRVVHIMDFQRGKNLRYQLLQLVKPFGIITNHLILNKINEAFIEMATTEDAQAAVEYYSTAPALVFGKPVRVHLSQKYKRIKEPEGKSDQKFEPPKQQLGRVIHLSNLPHSGYSDNAVLKLAEPYGKIKNYILMRMKSQAFIEMETREDAVAMMEHCSNKALWFQGRCVKVDLSEKYKRLILRIPNKGMELLKKDKPRKRGISPDSKDSGSEKKCKMDDTEKGENNSTEGKEDEREETEGLDAKDGGQGDQEESNLLLESEDELLVDDEEAAALLESGSSAADETDVANLADTATEEKEAAEDDAAKPEDNTAATSTAKKLKKRHVGSFPRSMKGFVTLDEVGDEEDAEHQKQYKAGLMKLAGKSEDNSAETKTLKTEEMEQEDETFENGTKTENLKLESSEGATSTMTGEKDNTTMQETKTEHDEHRIGPYQPNVPVGVTYVVPRTGFYCKLCSLFYTNEDSAKKVHCSSLAHYQKLKKHMEKMAEDQKPKKEA; encoded by the exons ATGTTGCAGTCAACAAATCCAGCCCCAGGAATTTTGGGGCCACCTCCACCTCCATTCCACCTGGGAGGGCCACCTGTTGGATCAAGAG CTGGAAATGGAAACATGCAAGGACCTAGACACATGCAAAAAGGCAGAGTG GAGACAAGTAGAGTTGTGCATATCATGGACTTTCAGAGAGGGAAAAACCTGAGATACCAGCTGCTACAGCTTGTTAAACCATTTGGAATAATCACAAATCATCTCATACTGAACAAAATTAATGAA gcATTTATTGAAATGGCTACCACTGAAGATGCACAAGCTGCAGTAGAATATTATTCAACAGCACCAGCCCTGGTTTTTGGCAAACCTGTAAGAGTCCATTTAtcacaaaaatataaaagaataaag GAACCAGAAGGAAAGTCTGATCAGAAATTTGAGCCTCCAAAGCAACAGCTTGGTCGTGTGATCCATCTCAGTAATTTGCCTCATTCGGGCTATTCTGACAATGCTGTACTTAAATTAGCTGAGCCCTatggaaaaataaagaattatatattGATGAGAATGAAGAGTCAG GCTTTTATAGAAATGGAGACCAGAGAAGATGCTGTTGCTATGATGGAGCACTGTTCCAACAAAGCCCTTTGGTTCCAGGGCAGATGTGTGAAAGTTGATTTATCTGAAAAATACAAGAGATTAATATTACGA ATTCCTAACAAAGGAATGGAATTGTTGAAGAAAGATAAGCCAAG AAAAAGAGGAATCTCTCCAGATAGCAAAGACTCTGGAAGTGAAAAGAAATGTAAGATGGATGATACTGAGAAAGGTGAAAACAACAGTACTGAAGGcaaagaagatgagagagaggagacagagggGTTAGATGCAAAAGATGGTGGACAAGGAGATCAAGAGGAATCAAATTTACTGCTTGAATCTGAAGATGAATTGCTAGTAGATGATGAGGAAGCAGCAGCATTACTGGAGAGTGGCAGCTCAGCAGCAGATGAGACAGATGTTGCTAACTTGGCTGACACAGCTACTGAAGAAAAGGAGGCAGCTGAAGATGATGCTGCAAAACCTGAAGACAATACTGCAGCTACTTCAACTGCAAAAAAACTCAAAAAG CGACATGTAGGTAGTTTTCCAAGAAGCATGAAAGGTTTTGTCACTCTCGATGAAGTTGGTGATGAGGAAGATGCAGAACACCAGAAACAATATAAAGCTGGCCTAATGAAATTGGCTGGAAAAAGTGAGGACAATTCAGCtgaaacaaaaacattaaaaacagaagaaatggaGCAGGAAGATGAGACATTTGAAAATGGCACTAAAACAGAGAACTTAAAGTTGGAATCATCTGAAGGGGCAACCAGTACAATGACAGGTGAAAAAGATAACACTACCATGCAAGAAACTAAGACTGAGCACGATGAACATAGAATTGGACCATATCAGCCAAACGTTCCAGTTG GTGTGACCTATGTTGTCCCCAGAACTGGATTTTACTGCAAATTGTGTTCCTTGTTCTATACTAACGAAGATTCTGCGAAAAAAGTTCATTGCAGCAGCCTTGCACATTATCAAAAGTTGAAG AAACATATGGAGAAAATGGCTGAAGATCAGAAACCAAAAAAAGAGGCTTAA